A genomic window from Cupriavidus basilensis includes:
- a CDS encoding PLP-dependent aminotransferase family protein has translation MKRYEELAETLAKDIRNGNLPPGTKMPSIRKTVTQFGVSPATAFQAYYRLEERGLVRARERSGYYVTGQAGRPLPQPAARPSHQVSTDVDISKLVFSVLDAARDPQLIQLGSAFPSPELYPWERLGKSLARAGRELDPWYSVNDMPAGHLALRQQIGLRYLGAGAPQPTDEIIVTNGALEALNLCLMAVTQPGDVVAIESPGFYAALQALERLRLRAVEIPVDPREGIDLDALDTALQRHPIKACWFMTQFQNPMGASMSEARKQALVALLARHRVPLIEDDVYGELYFGNRCPLPAKAFDQEGLVMHCSSFSKTLAPGFRVGWVAPGRYGEAIKRLRLMTTLSAGVPTQVALAEYLQNGGYDKHLRRLRHLLEMQQGQLIAAIGLHFPENVRVSQPAGGYFLWVEFAAGFDALALHRAALEHGIGIAPGPIFSARQGYRNCIRLNYGHLWSDAVEAAVAKLGELAKAQLQ, from the coding sequence ATGAAGCGCTACGAAGAACTGGCGGAAACGCTGGCCAAGGACATCCGCAACGGTAACCTGCCGCCCGGCACCAAGATGCCGTCGATCCGCAAGACCGTGACCCAGTTCGGCGTGAGCCCCGCCACCGCGTTCCAGGCCTACTACCGGCTGGAGGAGCGCGGCCTGGTGCGGGCACGCGAGCGCTCCGGCTATTACGTGACCGGCCAGGCCGGCCGGCCGCTGCCGCAGCCGGCTGCGCGGCCCTCGCACCAGGTCTCGACCGACGTTGATATTTCCAAGCTGGTCTTTTCCGTGCTGGACGCCGCGCGCGATCCGCAGCTCATCCAGCTTGGCTCGGCCTTCCCTTCGCCCGAGCTGTACCCCTGGGAGCGGCTGGGCAAATCGCTGGCCCGGGCCGGGCGCGAGCTCGACCCCTGGTATTCCGTCAACGACATGCCCGCCGGGCACCTTGCCCTGCGCCAGCAGATCGGGCTGCGCTACCTCGGCGCGGGCGCGCCGCAGCCCACCGACGAGATCATCGTCACCAACGGTGCGCTGGAAGCGCTGAATCTGTGCCTGATGGCAGTGACCCAGCCCGGCGACGTGGTGGCGATCGAGTCTCCCGGCTTCTATGCCGCGCTGCAGGCGCTGGAGCGGCTGCGTCTGCGGGCGGTGGAAATCCCGGTGGACCCGCGCGAAGGCATCGACCTGGACGCACTGGATACCGCGCTCCAGCGCCATCCGATCAAGGCCTGCTGGTTCATGACGCAGTTCCAGAATCCAATGGGCGCGAGCATGTCCGAGGCCAGGAAGCAGGCGCTGGTGGCCTTGCTGGCGCGCCACCGCGTGCCGCTGATCGAGGATGACGTCTACGGCGAGCTGTATTTCGGCAATCGCTGCCCCCTGCCCGCCAAGGCCTTCGACCAGGAGGGGCTGGTCATGCACTGCAGCTCGTTTTCCAAGACGCTGGCGCCGGGCTTCCGGGTGGGCTGGGTGGCCCCCGGGCGGTATGGCGAGGCGATCAAGCGGCTGCGGCTGATGACCACGCTGTCGGCGGGCGTGCCCACGCAGGTGGCGCTGGCCGAGTACCTGCAGAACGGCGGCTACGACAAGCACCTGCGGCGCCTGCGCCATCTGCTCGAGATGCAGCAGGGCCAGCTGATCGCGGCCATCGGCCTGCACTTCCCGGAGAACGTGCGGGTCTCGCAGCCCGCCGGCGGGTACTTCCTGTGGGTGGAGTTTGCGGCCGGATTCGATGCGCTGGCGCTGCATCGCGCCGCGCTGGAACATGGCATCGGCATTGCGCCGGGCCCGATCTTTTCAGCGCGCCAAGGCTATCGCAACTGCATCCGGCTGAACTATGGCCACCTGTGGAGCGATGCCGTGGAAGCCGCCGTGGCCAAGCTGGGCGAGCTGGCGAAAGCGCAATTGCAATAG
- a CDS encoding ABC transporter ATP-binding protein, which produces MTAPDIDNAVPTLEVRHLRTHFETRAGVLPAVDDVSFTVPRGRILGLVGESGSGKSVTGFSIMGLVDPPGRIAGGEILFQGRELTRMRPAELRQLQGNRIAMIFQDPMMTLNPVMRVDAQMIEAVRAHSPASHKQARELARDTLGMMGIPSPEERLRAYPHQLSGGMRQRVAIAIAMLHRPDLIIADEPTTALDVTIQAQILSEVQKLARLHGTALIWITHDLSVVAGLADEVAVMYAGRIVEQGPVDAVLDHPLHPYTAGLIGSLPSLNQRGQRLRQIPGMTPNLLTMPPGCAFAARCPRVSGACVQAPAITSPQALRQVRCFHPGQPAIAAEFA; this is translated from the coding sequence ATGACGGCGCCGGACATCGACAACGCCGTGCCGACGCTGGAGGTCCGCCACCTGCGCACGCACTTCGAAACCCGCGCCGGCGTGCTGCCGGCAGTCGACGACGTCTCCTTTACCGTGCCGCGCGGCCGCATTCTCGGGCTGGTGGGCGAATCCGGCTCCGGCAAATCGGTCACGGGGTTTTCCATCATGGGCCTGGTGGATCCGCCGGGACGCATTGCCGGCGGCGAGATCCTGTTCCAGGGACGCGAGCTGACCCGCATGCGGCCCGCTGAGCTGCGCCAGTTGCAGGGCAACCGCATCGCGATGATCTTCCAGGATCCGATGATGACGCTCAACCCGGTGATGCGGGTGGACGCCCAGATGATCGAGGCGGTGCGCGCGCATAGCCCGGCGAGCCACAAACAGGCGCGCGAACTGGCGCGCGATACGCTGGGCATGATGGGCATCCCCAGCCCGGAGGAGCGCCTGCGCGCCTATCCGCACCAGCTCTCCGGCGGCATGCGCCAGCGCGTGGCGATTGCCATCGCCATGCTGCACCGGCCCGACCTGATCATTGCCGACGAGCCCACCACCGCGCTGGACGTCACCATCCAGGCGCAGATCCTGTCCGAGGTGCAGAAGCTGGCGCGCCTGCACGGCACCGCGCTGATCTGGATCACGCACGACCTGTCCGTGGTGGCCGGGCTGGCCGATGAAGTCGCCGTGATGTACGCCGGGCGCATCGTCGAGCAAGGGCCGGTCGATGCCGTACTGGACCATCCACTGCACCCCTACACCGCCGGCCTGATCGGCAGCTTGCCCAGCCTGAACCAGCGCGGCCAGCGGCTGCGCCAGATCCCCGGCATGACGCCCAACCTGCTGACGATGCCGCCCGGCTGCGCCTTCGCGGCGCGCTGCCCGCGCGTCTCCGGGGCGTGCGTGCAGGCGCCCGCCATCACCTCGCCGCAAGCGCTGCGCCAGGTGCGCTGCTTCCATCCGGGCCAACCGGCCATTGCCGCGGAGTTCGCATGA
- a CDS encoding LysR family transcriptional regulator — translation MEIRQLEAFAAVMTSGSVTAAGRLLGRSQPAITRLIQELESEIGFALFARSGPRVSPTERGFLLYEEVEHALVGLQQIRARAAEIAREENRSLQIAATPALAAGLLPLALAGHQPDHATAGAAGVASGAAHASHIHISSASPEKVVHSVLTGAAEIGLTSLPLEHRGVTVHWIGQAACVAAVRADDPLAALATIALSACSGRRIVTMQNPYRLRRRLDEAFARAGVEPAALIDTNSSLNALTAVRAGLGIAVLEPVTARGVPLADIVVRPIDADIPFYFGVITPQARPASAAVLALIDTLADAARALLPDFTQRGPEQHGALLQALYGDATATEPAAGTPYDTEHTDL, via the coding sequence ATGGAAATCCGGCAACTGGAAGCCTTCGCGGCAGTCATGACCAGCGGCAGCGTGACCGCCGCCGGGCGCCTGCTGGGGCGCTCCCAGCCGGCCATCACGCGGCTGATCCAGGAGCTGGAAAGCGAGATCGGCTTTGCCCTCTTTGCCCGCAGCGGGCCGCGCGTCAGCCCGACCGAGCGCGGCTTCCTGCTGTACGAGGAGGTAGAGCACGCGCTGGTTGGCCTGCAACAGATCCGCGCCCGCGCCGCTGAAATCGCCCGCGAGGAAAACCGCTCGCTGCAGATCGCGGCCACGCCGGCCCTGGCGGCCGGGTTATTGCCCCTGGCCCTGGCCGGCCACCAGCCGGACCATGCGACGGCCGGGGCGGCCGGGGTGGCAAGCGGGGCAGCCCACGCCAGCCATATCCATATCAGTAGCGCCTCCCCCGAAAAAGTCGTGCATTCGGTGCTGACCGGCGCGGCCGAGATCGGCCTGACCAGCTTGCCGCTGGAGCATCGCGGCGTCACCGTGCACTGGATCGGACAAGCTGCCTGCGTGGCCGCGGTGCGTGCCGACGATCCCCTGGCGGCGCTGGCTACGATTGCGCTGTCAGCCTGCAGCGGCCGGCGCATCGTCACCATGCAGAATCCCTACCGGCTGCGCCGCCGCCTGGACGAGGCGTTTGCCCGCGCCGGGGTGGAGCCGGCCGCGCTGATCGACACCAACTCCTCGCTCAATGCGCTCACCGCCGTGCGCGCCGGGCTGGGCATTGCCGTGCTAGAGCCAGTGACCGCGCGCGGCGTGCCGCTGGCCGATATCGTGGTGCGCCCGATCGATGCCGACATTCCCTTTTACTTTGGCGTGATCACCCCGCAGGCCAGGCCGGCCAGCGCTGCGGTGCTGGCGCTGATCGACACGCTGGCCGACGCGGCCCGCGCGCTGCTGCCGGATTTCACCCAACGCGGCCCGGAACAGCATGGTGCGCTGCTGCAAGCGCTGTATGGCGACGCCACCGCCACCGAGCCGGCCGCCGGCACGCCCTACGACACGGAACACACCGACCTATGA
- a CDS encoding DUF2970 domain-containing protein, with protein MNPLRLVLTVLWGFFGLRKGQEHLRDLQAVRPVPLILTGVALAAGLVLLLVSLAHWAVTHA; from the coding sequence ATGAACCCCTTGAGATTGGTGCTCACAGTGCTGTGGGGATTTTTTGGCCTGCGCAAGGGCCAGGAACATCTGCGCGACCTGCAGGCCGTGCGGCCGGTGCCGTTGATCCTGACGGGGGTGGCGCTGGCGGCGGGGCTGGTGCTGCTGCTCGTGTCGCTGGCGCACTGGGCGGTGACCCACGCCTGA
- a CDS encoding ABC transporter ATP-binding protein, whose amino-acid sequence MKPTEHAAGEQPQLPALIDARHLAKRFGEQHPGRIGRALQRMGWSVPAPVTHAVDGVDLQIRRGEVVGLVGESGCGKSTLGRMVAGLLQPSAGEIRVDGQRIEGLDASARRALRLKIQMVFQDPYASLNPRLRVDRIVGEGARLHGLVDAAGFDDYVSAQLERAGLDPALRQRYPHQFSGGQRQRIGIARALAVQPELLVCDEAVAALDVSIQAQVLNLFMDLREQLGLTYLFISHDLGVVEHVSDRVVIMYLGRVVESAPTEEIFRQPNHPYTQALLAEIPRLDSRHKIFTAIRGEIPSPLAPPPGCHFHPRCPHAMARCRTEVPRLRGIAVNHLSACHLNEAG is encoded by the coding sequence ATGAAACCGACTGAACACGCTGCCGGCGAGCAGCCGCAATTACCTGCCCTGATCGATGCCCGCCATCTCGCCAAGCGCTTTGGTGAGCAGCATCCCGGCCGCATTGGCCGCGCGCTGCAGCGCATGGGCTGGTCGGTACCCGCGCCGGTCACGCACGCCGTGGACGGGGTGGACCTGCAGATCCGCCGTGGCGAAGTGGTCGGCCTGGTCGGCGAATCCGGCTGCGGCAAGTCCACGCTTGGCCGCATGGTGGCCGGCCTGCTGCAACCTTCAGCGGGGGAAATCCGCGTGGACGGCCAGCGCATCGAGGGCCTGGACGCCAGCGCCCGCCGCGCACTGCGGTTGAAGATCCAGATGGTGTTCCAGGATCCGTACGCCAGCCTCAACCCGCGCCTGCGCGTGGACCGCATCGTCGGCGAAGGCGCGCGCCTGCACGGCCTGGTGGACGCGGCCGGCTTCGACGACTACGTCAGCGCCCAACTGGAGCGCGCCGGGCTGGACCCGGCCCTGCGCCAGCGCTACCCGCATCAGTTCAGCGGCGGGCAGCGCCAGCGCATCGGCATTGCGCGCGCACTTGCCGTGCAGCCGGAACTGCTGGTGTGCGACGAAGCGGTGGCCGCGCTGGACGTGTCGATCCAGGCGCAGGTGCTCAACCTGTTCATGGACCTGCGCGAGCAGCTTGGCCTGACCTATCTCTTTATCAGCCACGACCTTGGCGTGGTCGAGCACGTATCGGACCGCGTGGTCATCATGTACTTGGGCCGCGTGGTGGAGAGCGCGCCGACGGAAGAGATCTTCCGGCAGCCCAACCACCCGTACACACAGGCGCTGCTGGCGGAAATCCCGCGCCTGGACTCGCGCCACAAGATCTTCACCGCCATCAGAGGCGAGATCCCCAGCCCGCTGGCGCCGCCACCGGGCTGCCACTTCCATCCGCGCTGCCCGCATGCCATGGCGCGCTGCCGGACCGAGGTGCCGCGCCTGCGCGGCATCGCCGTGAACCATCTCAGCGCCTGCCACCTGAACGAGGCTGGCTAG
- a CDS encoding NAD(P)-binding domain-containing protein encodes MNSPADTCPAAANAAGLAALEARLRQDLSWLELPAKSWTVARTHDGKPVLDVAVIGGGMAGMAAAATLKHLGINARIFDRSPEGFEGPWATTARMETLRSPKQLTGPALGLPALTFRAWFEAQFGASAWEALDKIPRLQWMDYLRWYRRVLDLDVRNEHVVERVVPRPDGLVALELRSPAGALSVLARRVVLATGRDGLGGAHVPPFAQDLPRSRWAHSSDVFDYTTLCGKRVGVIGAGASAMDSAATALEAGAASVDLLIRRADIPRVNKGKGAGNPGLTHGHPSLPDDWKWRIRHYINAQQVPPPRGSTLRVSRHENARFNLACPIERIEQAGDALLVHTPKGAFELDFLIFSTGFRIALETREEFGAFARHIRYWRDRYTPAAGQEDQELSDSPDLGPAFEFLEKTAHACPGLSRIHCFCYPAALTHGTVSGDIPAISDGARRLGQGIAALLYQEDVALHYANMEAFDEPEVFGDEWIPAGPPPALPSDAANAS; translated from the coding sequence ATGAACTCGCCCGCTGACACCTGCCCGGCCGCCGCCAACGCCGCCGGCCTTGCCGCCCTGGAAGCGCGCCTGCGCCAGGACCTGTCCTGGCTGGAACTCCCGGCCAAAAGCTGGACCGTGGCTCGCACGCATGACGGCAAGCCGGTGCTGGACGTTGCCGTGATCGGCGGCGGCATGGCCGGCATGGCCGCGGCGGCTACGCTCAAGCACCTGGGCATCAACGCGCGCATCTTCGATCGTTCGCCGGAAGGCTTCGAAGGCCCTTGGGCTACCACCGCGCGCATGGAAACGCTGCGCTCGCCCAAGCAACTCACCGGCCCCGCGCTCGGCCTGCCCGCCCTGACCTTCCGAGCCTGGTTCGAGGCACAGTTCGGCGCCAGCGCCTGGGAAGCGCTGGACAAGATCCCGCGGCTGCAATGGATGGATTACCTGCGCTGGTACCGCCGGGTGCTGGACCTGGACGTGCGCAACGAACATGTGGTCGAGCGTGTGGTGCCCCGCCCCGATGGCCTGGTGGCACTGGAACTCCGCTCCCCCGCCGGCGCGCTGAGCGTGCTGGCGCGCCGCGTGGTGCTGGCCACCGGCCGCGACGGCCTGGGCGGCGCGCATGTGCCGCCCTTCGCGCAGGACCTGCCGCGCTCGCGCTGGGCGCACTCGAGCGATGTGTTCGACTACACCACCTTGTGTGGCAAGCGCGTGGGCGTGATCGGCGCCGGCGCGTCGGCCATGGACAGCGCCGCCACCGCGCTGGAAGCGGGCGCGGCCAGCGTGGACCTGCTGATCCGGCGCGCCGACATCCCGCGCGTCAACAAGGGCAAGGGCGCGGGCAACCCTGGCCTCACGCATGGCCACCCGAGCCTGCCGGATGACTGGAAATGGCGCATCCGCCACTACATCAACGCGCAGCAGGTGCCACCGCCGCGCGGCAGCACGCTGCGCGTCTCCCGCCACGAGAATGCACGTTTCAACCTGGCCTGCCCCATCGAGCGCATCGAACAAGCCGGGGACGCGCTGCTGGTGCATACGCCCAAGGGCGCGTTCGAGCTGGATTTCCTGATCTTCTCCACCGGCTTTCGTATCGCGCTGGAGACGCGCGAGGAGTTCGGCGCCTTCGCGCGCCATATCCGCTACTGGCGTGACCGCTACACGCCGGCCGCGGGGCAGGAAGACCAGGAGCTGTCGGACTCGCCGGACCTTGGCCCGGCCTTCGAATTCCTGGAGAAGACGGCGCACGCATGCCCCGGCCTGTCGCGCATCCACTGCTTCTGCTATCCGGCGGCGCTGACGCACGGCACGGTATCGGGCGACATCCCCGCCATCAGCGACGGCGCCAGGCGCCTCGGCCAAGGCATCGCCGCGCTGCTCTACCAGGAAGACGTGGCGCTGCACTACGCCAATATGGAAGCCTTCGACGAGCCCGAGGTGTTCGGCGATGAGTGGATTCCCGCCGGGCCACCCCCGGCGCTGCCCAGCGACGCGGCGAACGCATCATGA
- a CDS encoding glycine betaine ABC transporter substrate-binding protein, which produces MCWAVACLSLLATAGTARADTLRVGSKRFTESYILGEVLTQTAAAQASAQHTPGLGNTAIVFEALKAGSIDLYPDYTGTVSSEILKLPPGASLAQINQALAPLGLAAGIPLGFENTYALAMEEHKARQLGLAALGDLAAQPQLRLGLSHEFLGRADGWPGLARRYGLPQRPLGLDHGVAYEALANGQVDAIDIYSTDAKIRKYGLRVLTDDRHYFPRYDAVVLYRLDLPQRFPAAWQALTGLAGKVSAADMIAMNAAAELDGQSFAAVARAFLAHGNASVADATASARAGLAGTLFGRDTLRLTCRHLALVLGAVGAASLLGVPLGIVAARRRRLGQVLMATVSVLQTVPSLALLAMLIPLLGRIGVWPAMVALFLYALLPIVRNTLTGLQQVPAGMREAARALGFTPGQVLRYVELPLSMPVLLAGIKTAAIISVGTATIAAFVGAGGYGERIATGLALNDHVLLMAGAIPAAVLALLVQAGFGLGEWYLGRHARSGTVT; this is translated from the coding sequence CTGTGCTGGGCAGTGGCCTGTTTGTCGCTGCTGGCCACAGCCGGCACGGCCCGCGCCGATACCCTGCGGGTCGGCTCCAAGCGCTTTACCGAGTCCTACATCCTCGGGGAGGTGCTCACCCAGACCGCCGCGGCCCAAGCCAGTGCGCAGCACACGCCCGGCCTTGGCAATACGGCGATCGTGTTCGAGGCGCTCAAGGCCGGCAGCATCGACCTCTATCCCGATTACACCGGCACCGTCTCCAGTGAAATCCTCAAGCTGCCCCCCGGCGCCAGCCTGGCGCAGATCAACCAGGCGCTGGCGCCGCTGGGCCTGGCGGCAGGGATTCCGCTTGGCTTCGAGAACACCTATGCGCTTGCCATGGAGGAGCACAAGGCCCGGCAGCTCGGGCTGGCGGCGCTGGGCGACCTGGCCGCGCAGCCGCAACTGCGCCTCGGGCTGTCGCATGAATTCCTGGGCCGGGCGGACGGCTGGCCCGGGCTGGCGCGGCGCTACGGCTTGCCCCAGCGGCCCCTGGGGCTGGACCACGGCGTGGCCTACGAAGCCCTGGCCAACGGGCAGGTCGACGCCATTGATATCTATTCCACCGATGCGAAGATCCGCAAATACGGTCTGCGCGTGCTGACGGACGACCGCCACTACTTTCCCCGCTATGACGCCGTGGTGCTGTACCGCCTGGACCTGCCGCAGCGCTTCCCGGCCGCCTGGCAGGCATTGACGGGGCTGGCCGGCAAGGTGAGCGCGGCGGACATGATCGCCATGAATGCCGCGGCGGAACTGGATGGGCAATCCTTTGCCGCCGTGGCGAGGGCCTTCCTGGCGCATGGCAACGCCAGCGTGGCCGATGCAACGGCAAGCGCGCGGGCCGGCCTTGCCGGCACCTTGTTCGGGCGCGATACCTTGCGGCTGACCTGCCGCCACCTGGCCCTGGTGCTGGGCGCGGTTGGCGCGGCCAGCTTGCTGGGCGTGCCGCTTGGCATCGTCGCCGCACGCCGGCGGCGGCTGGGGCAGGTGCTGATGGCCACGGTGAGCGTGCTGCAGACCGTGCCGTCTCTGGCCCTGCTGGCGATGCTGATCCCGCTGCTGGGGCGCATCGGCGTCTGGCCGGCGATGGTGGCGCTGTTTCTCTATGCACTGCTGCCCATCGTGCGCAACACGCTGACCGGCTTGCAGCAGGTGCCAGCCGGCATGCGCGAGGCAGCGCGCGCCCTGGGCTTCACGCCCGGCCAGGTGCTGCGCTATGTGGAGCTGCCGCTGTCGATGCCGGTGCTGCTGGCCGGCATCAAGACCGCCGCCATCATCAGCGTGGGCACCGCCACCATTGCCGCCTTTGTCGGTGCCGGCGGCTATGGCGAGCGCATCGCCACCGGGCTGGCGCTGAACGACCATGTGCTGCTGATGGCGGGCGCCATCCCGGCCGCGGTGCTTGCACTGCTGGTGCAGGCTGGCTTCGGGCTGGGGGAGTGGTATCTGGGCAGGCATGCCCGGAGCGGGACGGTAACCTGA
- a CDS encoding ABC transporter permease, with protein MSAIDNPVATAPAAPQALRRESPWRRMAADFFASRTAVFGLVLLAILVLAAVFAPLVTPQNPYDLLQLDVMDARLAPGTPSGAGAYSYWLGTDGQGRDIFSGILYGLRISLSVGVGSALIAGVIGTLLGLLAAYAGGRVDSVIMRTVDLLLSFPSILVAMMILAFLGKGVTNVVLTLVILEWAYYARAARGQALVESRREYVEAARGQGISNWRIVVGHILPNCLPPLIVIASLQVARAITLEATLSFLGLGVPVTEPSLGLLIANGYQFMLSDEYWISFFPGVALLVTVVAINLVGDRLRDVLNPRLQK; from the coding sequence ATGAGCGCCATCGACAACCCCGTTGCCACCGCCCCGGCGGCGCCCCAGGCGCTGCGCCGGGAATCGCCGTGGCGCCGCATGGCGGCGGATTTCTTCGCCTCGCGCACCGCCGTGTTTGGCCTGGTGCTGCTGGCGATCCTGGTGCTGGCCGCGGTCTTTGCACCGCTGGTCACCCCGCAGAATCCGTATGACCTGCTCCAGCTCGACGTCATGGACGCGCGCCTCGCGCCCGGCACGCCAAGCGGCGCCGGCGCCTACAGCTATTGGCTCGGCACCGACGGCCAGGGGCGCGACATCTTCTCGGGCATCCTCTACGGCCTGCGCATCAGCCTGAGCGTGGGCGTGGGCTCGGCGCTGATCGCCGGCGTCATCGGCACCCTGCTTGGCCTGCTGGCCGCCTATGCCGGCGGCCGCGTGGACAGCGTGATCATGCGCACCGTGGACCTGCTGCTGTCGTTCCCGTCGATCCTGGTCGCGATGATGATCCTGGCCTTCCTCGGCAAGGGCGTGACCAATGTGGTGCTGACACTCGTGATCCTGGAGTGGGCCTACTACGCCCGCGCCGCGCGCGGCCAGGCGCTGGTGGAAAGCCGGCGCGAGTACGTGGAAGCCGCTCGCGGCCAGGGCATTTCCAACTGGCGCATCGTGGTGGGCCATATCCTGCCGAACTGCCTGCCGCCGCTGATCGTGATCGCCTCGCTGCAGGTGGCGCGTGCCATCACGCTGGAGGCTACCCTGTCGTTCCTTGGCCTGGGCGTGCCGGTGACCGAGCCCTCGCTGGGCCTGCTGATTGCCAACGGCTATCAGTTCATGCTGTCCGACGAGTACTGGATCAGCTTCTTCCCCGGCGTCGCGCTGCTGGTCACGGTGGTGGCCATCAACCTGGTGGGCGACCGCCTGCGCGACGTGCTCAACCCGAGGTTGCAGAAATGA
- a CDS encoding ABC transporter permease — MSRWPIRWLARRLAQSLLVVLAMTVIVFAGLHAIGNPVDILIGQDVDQVERARIIARLGLDQPLWRQYLAFLQGALHGNLGNSFVYNVPAIGLILQRLPATLELAVAALLLAVLVGVPCGLFAGLYPEHPVSRLLMTGSIVGFSLPTFWVGLMLIMAFSVRLGWLPSGGRGATAEWLGVPWSWLTTDGLRHLILPAINLSLFKVSLVLRLTRAGVREVLPQDWVRFARAKGLSPIRVVLGHVLRNTMIPLVTVLGLEFGSTIAFAVVTESIFAWPGAGKLILDSINALDRPVIVSYLIVVVCLFVTLNLIVDILYKLLDPRVRLEAAT, encoded by the coding sequence ATGAGCCGCTGGCCGATCCGATGGCTGGCCAGGCGGCTGGCGCAATCGCTGCTGGTCGTGCTGGCGATGACGGTGATCGTGTTTGCCGGCCTGCACGCGATCGGCAACCCGGTCGATATCCTGATCGGCCAGGACGTGGACCAGGTCGAGCGCGCGCGCATCATCGCCAGGCTGGGGCTGGACCAGCCACTCTGGCGCCAGTATCTCGCCTTCCTGCAAGGCGCCCTGCACGGCAACCTGGGCAACAGCTTTGTCTATAACGTGCCCGCCATCGGGCTGATCCTGCAGCGGCTGCCCGCCACGCTGGAGCTCGCCGTGGCGGCGCTGCTGCTGGCGGTGCTGGTGGGCGTACCCTGCGGCCTCTTTGCCGGGCTGTATCCGGAGCATCCGGTCTCGCGCTTGCTGATGACCGGCAGCATCGTCGGCTTCTCGCTGCCGACCTTCTGGGTCGGGCTGATGCTGATCATGGCCTTCAGCGTGCGGCTGGGCTGGCTGCCCTCGGGCGGGCGCGGCGCCACCGCCGAGTGGCTGGGCGTGCCGTGGTCGTGGCTGACCACCGACGGCCTGCGCCACCTGATCCTGCCGGCCATCAACCTGTCGCTGTTCAAGGTGTCGCTGGTGCTGCGGCTGACCCGCGCCGGCGTGCGCGAGGTGCTGCCGCAGGATTGGGTCAGGTTCGCGCGCGCCAAGGGCTTGTCGCCGATCCGCGTGGTGCTGGGCCATGTGCTGCGCAACACGATGATTCCGCTGGTCACCGTGCTGGGGCTGGAGTTCGGCTCGACCATCGCATTTGCCGTGGTGACCGAGAGCATCTTCGCCTGGCCCGGCGCCGGCAAGCTGATTCTCGACAGCATCAACGCGCTCGACCGCCCGGTGATCGTTTCCTACCTGATCGTGGTGGTGTGCCTATTTGTCACGCTGAACCTGATCGTGGACATTCTCTACAAGCTGCTCGACCCGCGCGTGCGGCTGGAGGCCGCCACATGA